A genomic region of Roseateles amylovorans contains the following coding sequences:
- a CDS encoding glycosyltransferase, with protein sequence MTDSLRLPHYLVVTVGTAGDLFPFVTMAQALQRLGRRVTVLTNRVHEAAVLAAGLPCIGLGTVEDYERLIANPEVWDPRRGLTLLLAQYRQGMPELVDALTSAAAGDASTVVLAHPLAVPGAAVARELGRVGTVAAMYLAPSNLRSCEDPMRLGPHAIPRWVPQAWRRALWAMVARGWMDPAALPGINEARGLYGLAPIASFLGHMAQAPDLSITLFPAWFGRTAADWPQPLIEGDFQFPPAAEAPLPAPLAQFLDLGPPPVVFTPGSGNVHASDFFAQALVATQRLGQRAVFLTRERAQVPKLLPAEVIWQPFVPMASLLRRSAVLVHHGGIGTTAEALRTGTPQLVTPFAYDQFDNAARVVELGVGLTIPAKRLRAQALAQRVRRLLDPAFRAAAADVAARFEAPSAETALAAAVDRFVRAHARGSP encoded by the coding sequence ATGACTGACAGCCTTCGTTTGCCGCACTACCTGGTCGTTACCGTCGGCACTGCCGGCGACCTGTTCCCCTTCGTGACGATGGCGCAAGCCCTGCAGCGGCTGGGCCGGCGCGTCACCGTGCTGACGAATCGGGTGCATGAGGCCGCCGTTCTGGCCGCCGGATTGCCGTGCATCGGCCTGGGCACGGTGGAGGATTACGAACGGCTCATCGCCAATCCGGAGGTCTGGGATCCCCGGCGCGGACTGACCCTGTTGCTGGCGCAGTATCGGCAGGGGATGCCCGAGCTGGTCGACGCGTTGACATCGGCCGCTGCGGGCGATGCGTCCACCGTGGTGCTGGCGCATCCGCTGGCCGTGCCGGGCGCCGCCGTCGCGCGTGAATTGGGGCGGGTGGGCACCGTGGCGGCGATGTATCTGGCGCCGTCCAATCTGCGCAGCTGTGAGGATCCGATGAGACTGGGGCCCCACGCGATTCCGCGCTGGGTGCCGCAGGCGTGGCGGCGCGCCCTGTGGGCGATGGTGGCGCGCGGTTGGATGGATCCCGCTGCGCTGCCCGGGATCAATGAGGCGCGCGGCTTGTACGGACTGGCGCCGATCGCTTCTTTTCTCGGGCACATGGCACAGGCGCCGGACCTTTCGATCACGCTGTTCCCCGCGTGGTTCGGGCGGACTGCCGCCGATTGGCCACAACCGCTGATCGAGGGTGATTTCCAGTTCCCGCCGGCGGCCGAGGCACCCTTGCCCGCACCGTTGGCGCAGTTCCTGGACCTGGGACCGCCGCCGGTGGTCTTCACGCCGGGCAGCGGCAACGTCCACGCCAGTGACTTCTTCGCGCAGGCGCTCGTGGCGACGCAGCGCCTGGGTCAACGCGCCGTGTTCCTGACCCGCGAGCGCGCGCAGGTGCCGAAGCTGCTGCCGGCCGAGGTGATCTGGCAGCCCTTCGTGCCGATGGCCTCGCTGCTGCGTCGATCCGCCGTCCTGGTTCACCATGGCGGCATCGGCACCACCGCCGAAGCCCTGCGCACCGGCACGCCGCAGTTGGTCACGCCGTTCGCCTACGACCAGTTCGACAACGCCGCGAGGGTGGTCGAACTGGGCGTGGGGCTGACGATCCCGGCCAAGCGCCTCAGGGCGCAGGCGCTGGCGCAGCGAGTGAGGCGTCTGCTCGATCCGGCGTTCCGGGCTGCGGCTGCGGACGTCGCTGCGCGCTTCGAGGCGCCTTCAGCGGAGACAGCGCTCGCGGCTGCCGTGGATCGCTTTGTCCGCGCGCATGCCCGTGGATCGCCCTGA
- a CDS encoding ATP-dependent Clp protease proteolytic subunit codes for METPTPAPTAPSSATEPRTSYLEEKAFKARTLLIFGTVTEVTAADVTRRLIALDADSADPIDVLVSSPGGHLESGDAIHDIVRFIAAPVNMIGTGWVGSAATHLYLAVPRERRYCLPNTRFLIHQPSGGAGGPASDIAIQAREIIKARERIARTIARETGKPLEIVLDDISRDRWLSAEEAVAYGLVSRIIERKTELRPT; via the coding sequence ATGGAAACCCCCACCCCTGCGCCGACGGCGCCGTCCAGCGCCACCGAGCCGCGCACCTCCTACCTGGAAGAGAAGGCCTTCAAGGCCCGTACGCTGCTGATCTTCGGCACGGTGACCGAAGTCACCGCTGCGGACGTCACCCGCCGCCTGATTGCCCTGGATGCCGACAGCGCGGATCCGATCGACGTCTTGGTGAGCTCACCGGGCGGCCATCTGGAATCCGGCGATGCGATCCACGACATCGTGCGCTTCATCGCGGCGCCGGTGAACATGATCGGCACCGGCTGGGTCGGCAGCGCCGCCACGCATCTGTACCTGGCGGTGCCCCGTGAGCGACGCTATTGCCTGCCCAACACCCGTTTCCTGATCCACCAACCCAGCGGCGGCGCCGGCGGTCCCGCCAGCGACATCGCCATCCAGGCCCGCGAGATCATCAAGGCGCGCGAACGGATCGCCCGAACCATCGCGCGGGAAACCGGCAAGCCGCTGGAGATCGTCCTGGACGACATCAGCCGCGACCGTTGGCTGTCCGCCGAGGAAGCCGTCGCGTACGGACTGGTCTCGCGCATCATCGAGCGGAAGACGGAACTCCGCCCCACCTGA
- a CDS encoding VF530 family protein — protein sequence MPDTPAAPPGPAPSQPRNPLHGVRLEDMLNALVTAYSWPGLADRIPVRCFESDPSISSSLKFLRKTPWARAKVESLYLFMLREQRRNGG from the coding sequence ATGCCTGATACCCCCGCCGCCCCGCCCGGCCCCGCCCCCAGCCAACCTCGCAACCCGCTGCACGGCGTGCGGCTGGAAGACATGCTGAATGCCCTGGTGACCGCCTACAGCTGGCCCGGTCTGGCCGACCGCATCCCCGTGCGCTGCTTCGAGAGCGATCCCAGCATCAGCTCCAGTCTCAAGTTCCTGCGCAAGACGCCGTGGGCACGCGCCAAGGTGGAGAGCCTGTATCTGTTCATGCTGCGCGAGCAACGGCGCAACGGCGGCTGA
- a CDS encoding MerR family transcriptional regulator codes for MKQAVHIAGIPPSLIETLIDEELLQPGAKMRFTFQDLVLLQSARQLMDAGLPTHRILNALSNVRKTVVPQAHLAALKFKSPSQRVLAS; via the coding sequence ATGAAGCAAGCTGTCCACATCGCCGGCATTCCGCCCAGCCTGATCGAGACCCTGATCGATGAAGAACTGCTGCAGCCTGGCGCCAAGATGCGCTTCACCTTCCAGGACTTGGTGCTGCTGCAATCCGCGCGCCAGCTGATGGACGCGGGGCTGCCCACCCACCGGATCCTGAATGCGCTGTCCAACGTGCGCAAGACGGTGGTGCCGCAGGCGCATCTGGCGGCGCTGAAGTTCAAATCGCCGTCGCAGCGCGTGCTGGCTTCGTGA